One part of the Chiroxiphia lanceolata isolate bChiLan1 chromosome 14, bChiLan1.pri, whole genome shotgun sequence genome encodes these proteins:
- the LOC116793844 gene encoding type-1 angiotensin II receptor-like encodes MQKTIPGCFFQQMYSSLTGILMERDHMKDLRRYLALKYIQYLVLSSSHALSTLLGLLGSVCTMITLQSAKVSSKSTAVLISSLAKADMLVLVSLLLEAGLWTSGAGVSPAAALARNLLTANAHLSCVLLSCVALEAYLITFLPTESRHLRTVRNARMASRLIWLLVAAECALFQADDLLTAGGASAPTHGPWALLSPLPSTAAALFRSLSYILGILLRIFNVYIYYKIFFSVSNRSRLKSK; translated from the coding sequence GTATTCTTCCCTAACTGGCATTTTGATGGAGAGAGACCACATGAAAGACCTGAGGAGATACCTGGCGCTTAAATACATCCAATACCTTGTCCTGTCTTCTTCCCACGCCCTCAGCACCCTGCTGGGCCTGCTGGGCAGCGTCTGCACCATGATCACCCTGCAGTCTGCCAAGGTTTCCTCCAAGTCCACTGCAGTCCTCATCTCCAGCCTGGCCAAGGCAGACATGCTGGTTTTGGTGAGCCTGCTGTTGGAGGCGGGTTTATGGACCTCCGGTGCCGGTGTCTCGCCCGCGGCAGCTCTGGCGCGGAACCTGCTGACGGCGAACGCCCACCTGAGCTGTGTCCTGCTCAGCTGTGTCGCCCTGGAGGCCTATCTGATCACCTTCCTCCCCACGGAGTCACGGCACCTACGGACAGTGAGGAACGCCAGGATGGCATCCAGGCTCATCTGGCTCCTGGTGGCCGCAGAGTGTGCCCTGTTCCAGGCGGACGATCTCCTGACGGCCGGCGGCGCCTCTGCTCCCACCCACGGCCCCTGGGCTCTCTtgtctcccctccccagcacggCTGCGGCCCTTTTCAGGTCCCTCAGTTACATCCTGGGCATTCTCCTGAGGATTTTCAATGTCTACATCTACTACAAGATATTTTTCAGCGTGTCTAACAGGTCTAGGCTAAAATCAAAGTAG